The stretch of DNA GAACGTGGTAGTAGTTGGAAAGAGCGCAGCGCCGCCGACGTGATCGAAGTGAAGATGGGTGAAGATCACTGCGCGAATGTCGGACGGGGCAAGGCCGAAGCGCTTGAGCTCCGCGCCGATCAACTCGGTGTCGCCAGCGCCCGTGTCCACGAGAACCGGCTCCGCAGCGCCTCCCTCGATCAAATAGGCGTAGACCGGCACCTGGATTCTGGTTCCCAGCATCCGGTATTGCAAGAATTCCCCCGCGTCGACTTCGAGAACTCCCCCATTCAGGCGGTGTATAGTTCTGTGCATGCTTCCCTCCTTCGTCCGCGGAGTCGATTGTCGTCCACGAATGATGCCGCGATACGTCCTCGTGGTTGCTTCATCTCCTCGACCCGATGCCGATGTCGCGAAAGACCTCGGTTGAATGCTCGCCGAGATCCGGTGCAGGGCGGCGGATGTCCGTCGACCAGGCGCCAAAGCGCACCGGTTGAATGACATGGCTCTCGATCGTGCCGTCCGCCCGCGCTATTTTGCGGAAAAGGTTGCGGGAACGCAGGTGGGGGTCGTCGATCACGTCGCCAAGGCTGTTCAGCGGCGACCACGGTATGGAATGTCGATCCAACAGCGGTTGCCAGTGATCGAGGGAGTGGGCAGAAAGAGCTTTCGAAATGCGGGTTCGAAGCAGATCCCTGTCGCGAAGCCGGTCCGCTTGGACTAATCCCGCGGCATCGGGCATATTGAGCAGTGCGCACAGGGCGCGCCAGAAATGATCCTCATGAGCGATACTGAGGGTAATGCGGCGCCCGCCCTTTACATCGAAGATGCCGTAGGCAGGTTCGCCGAGGATTTCGAACGGTACCTTTCCGTCCATGGCAGGTGCCAGATAGGTGGACATCCAGGACGCCAGGCCGTCGGTCATTGAAATGTCTATCTCGGTGCCGCGCCCGGTGCGTTCGCGGCCAAAAAGCGCCGAAGCGATCGAAAAGGCAGCGAACATCGCGCTGCTCAAATCGCCGTAGGAGACATCCGGAAAATCCGTTCGGGTGCCA from Bradyrhizobium sp. AZCC 1693 encodes:
- a CDS encoding CaiB/BaiF CoA transferase family protein; translated protein: MKAIFENVRILSLAEQYPGPYATMLLADLGADVILVERPKGGDPARAYPPFFCALARNKRSVCVDLKSNEGRDQLLALAATADAVLEGFRPGTMDRLGVGYEAMKAVNERLIYVSISGFGQAGPYRDRTAHDLSYLAFAGHLFDRATGTRTDFPDVSYGDLSSAMFAAFSIASALFGRERTGRGTEIDISMTDGLASWMSTYLAPAMDGKVPFEILGEPAYGIFDVKGGRRITLSIAHEDHFWRALCALLNMPDAAGLVQADRLRDRDLLRTRISKALSAHSLDHWQPLLDRHSIPWSPLNSLGDVIDDPHLRSRNLFRKIARADGTIESHVIQPVRFGAWSTDIRRPAPDLGEHSTEVFRDIGIGSRR